The genomic stretch TTGCCCTTAGTCAAAACCTTTAAATTTGATCAAATATGTTTCACTAGATTTATTACAGATAATATTTTCAAACTATAGGCTAAATTAAAGGTAGAACTTCAATTAATTTGGAAAAATAACGCACAGTTAGTTAAAACACACCGACGACACCTCGAGATGCGCCGAAACGAAAGGCGACCCCACCGTATCCCACCGTCGCACCCTTCCTCACTGCTCTCGCTTTCGCCCGCATCCGCACTCTGCCCTCGcgatgccgtcgccgtcgccttccacggccacggccgcggccgccggaGCGCCTCTCCGTCGCCGCCCatgcgcgccgcgccgccccactCCAGCCTCCTGCTCCCTCCCCTCCCGTGCGCTCGTCAAATTCGCGCCGGCCCCGATGCTCGCCCACACCCACAGGCCCCGGCCGTGCCtggcggtggcgagggcggcgaccCCCGACGCTGCCACCGGAGCGAAGTCGCCCGTCTCCGGCGGCCAGATGCTGGTGCGGATCTGACTCCTCTCGGCGCTTGGCTCGGTTAATTCGTTCGCACGTGCGCGTGTGTAGCAGCCTCCCTCTGATTGCGGTGCGTTTGTTTCGCAGGTGTTCGTTCCGCCGCACCCGCTGATAAAGCACTGGGTCTCCGTCCTGCGCAACGAGCAGACGCCCTGCGCCGTCTTCAGTGAGTGCCTCTGAATGACTTACCTGTCACGAGCTAGATAGTGACAATTCGTTGCTTACCAAATTGTTTAACCTTGGGCTGGAGGAGGTCGCTGCTGGTGAATTCGTATACATCTAAAAAATTATTTTGCGCTCCTCGAAATTGAGATGGTTGTTGTAACTTGGTGTAGGGAGTGCTATGGCGGAGCTTGGTCGTCTGCTCGTATACGAAGCCTCCAGGGACTGGCTGGTCAGTGGAAACCTTGCATGGCTAAGCATTTTTCGTTAGTCATCTTCAATCTGTAAAGTTTTGAAATGGCATTGATATTTATGTATACCTGGTTGGGTGGTGAATTCCAGTAATGCCTGAATTTCTCAGCACTTCATTGTAGAGAGAATGATGTGATGCTCAACTGTTTTAAACCTTGCAGCCCACAATCACAGGAGAGATCCAGACACCTGTAGCTGTTTCAAGTGTTGAATTTATTGATCCAAGGGAGCCGGTTATGGTAAGTCCATTTCTAGACACTAGATATTGTATTTGGGCGTTTGTAGTGTCTATTAGTATATTTACTCTTCTCATTAGTATGTATAACAGGTTGTTCCCATTCTGAGAGCTGGTCTTGCTCTAGCTGAAAATGTTTCATCAGTACTGCCAGCCACCAAGACTTATCACCTTGGTAAGTTCCTTAGATAATGGTTAGTCTTATTAGATAATGGTCAGTCTTATTAGATGTCCAAACTCCTGCAGCATCATGTTTACATGTTGCTTACATTGCCCAGTTCCAATAATCTAATATAAACCCAAATCCTATCGGGCCCACAGCGCGATGGATCCTGCATCATGAGATCAAATTTTGTATGGTGATGacaaacacacaaaaaaagtGCCAGCTAGAAGTTGCCGGGGCCCACAAGCTTTTACACTAAATTTTTGGTGAGGTCGCTCGCAGGGACTTATTTGGGCATTCGCGCCCTATAGGGGTCCAATATAAACTATTTTGTTTCTCTAAATAATGTTGTTGAATATTCTGGATTTAATGTTTGCATGGTTGTGTCCAGTAGCATAATGTTCAGAGCATGCAGAATGTTTTTCCAAACTAAGGAATACATGTTCTGTGCATGTagcaattataaaaaagaaaattTGTTGAATCCTGTACTTTTGGGAGTTTATTTGTCAATTACACCAAAGTTACATAATTACATGCACCTTGAGAGCTATGTACCATTATTCTTATCTTGCCGTTTTATTGAACATGAAGGACTACGTAGGGACGAAGAAACACTTCAACCTTCAATATATCTCAACAAGTATGTGCTAAGCTCTATCTCATCTTGCAAGCTCTTATTTAGGTTTTTAGGTGTTGTTTTTTTATTAGCCATAGGGCCATTGTAATTCACAGAGTGATTATGCTTGACACTAGATTCTTGAGTCCCTACTGAACTACTACTTAATTCAATATTTGTTCTGGAACTGGATATACAATTATGTAGTACATTAACTATGCAAGTCTGGACGATACACAGTAATGCACACAAATATTTGGGGTTCCATTGCTATTTAGTTTTATTGTAAACCTGTCAAAGCAATGCTACCTTGGTAGTACCTACTAGCTATTTACTATAATTTCTATTTGTTAACTTTTTTGCTGTTAAGTTCTTCTATTTCATCTATCCTTGCAGAACAGTGTAAACGCCTATGCAAATTCAAGTAGTCTCATAATCTTTCTTCTCATTCATTCTCTTATTTAATGCAGCTTACCAGACAAGATTCCAGAGGGAACCCGTGTGCTGGTTGTTGATCCAATGCTGGCCACTGGTAATCGTCAACTTTAACTAAACTATATATATTTTGCTTAGCGCTCTTTGCCTGCGATCCTCGTCATAAATAAGAGAAAAGTAGTTAATTTGGAATACCAATTTCAATATCTTTCTACTTGTCCTTCATATACAATATTGTTCATTATTATCTCAAGTGACCGGAAATTAGTCTCCTCAAAGAATATAATTCATTGTACCTGAGCAGTTTCTGTAATGAAATTGGTAGTGATAATATATTAGTTGTACTATTTGAGAGTTCAAATATGCTTATTTTGAGTCATCAAAGAGAGGACTAATAGTTATAGGTTGGTCTAGTAAGTAGAATTCTTGGTATACTAACACATAAATATGACGACTCTATATTTAACTTATATACCTTTAGGTGGGACAATCGTTGCTGCTATTGACTTGTTGATTGAACGTGGGGTTACAAGCAAACAAATTAAAGTTGTAAGTTCATTGAACTCTTCTATATTTATTTAGCAGTTATTAGTTCAGTGAACTCAACACCTATTGTCCTTCTGGCGCAGATATCAGCTGTTGCGGCACCTCCTGCACTAACAAAGCTCAGCAACAAATTCCCTGGGTAAGAATAGACAAGCCATGCCCATCTCTGTATAGCAGGCTGCCAGGCTCCTGGTGTTTAATCTCTCTTTTTTGGATCTCCAGGCTCCATGTATACGCAGGAATGATCGATTCTGAAGTAGATGAGAAAGGGTACTGTTTTAACCTTCCGTTGTTCAAGCTAATGCATCTGGTTCATAGGTCAGGCAAGCGATCCAATGAAGCAATGACTAACATTGTTCACCTGTACCAACAGGTACATAGTTCCGGGGTTGGGAGATGCTGGTGATAGAAGCTTTGCTACATAATCAGACACTTCAGTTTTGACGCGGACAGTTCTACCAGCGAGAATCGTATACCCTAATTTTTTGAGGATTGCCTTATTGGAGTACTTAAGAGTTACGATTGTATTTCCTTATTCCAGACTTTTGTCCTTCTCGGTAATATTACTTTCGATTATTATCACTTTGTAATTATCCATTTTGTATGGTTATAATATATATGACTAACTCTGACGTCTCTACTTGAGGGATGTTCTGTTTTTTCTGTGTATGTGATGATATCTTTCCCTGAAGCATACGTGACCAGTGGCGGATCTACTTGAGGATAAGAGGGTGCATTGGACACCGGGTAGAATTATTTTCCATGTATGCACTCTGTAAAAGATGTTCTTTAGCTGGTGTGGCACCCGTAGTCACCCCGGTGCCGAAAGCTCTAGCTCCGCCAATGTGAGTGACATCCTGAACCTAAGAGCTCGAGAGGTGACGTCAGGGTAGGGGAATTGGGATGAGAAATAGACGAAGAGGGATGAGAGTTAGAGAAAACGAGGAGCTGGGAACAGAATTTAACTGTTTCACTTCCTTCATGTCTCagagaggaagaggtgtgcttttaATAGACACCTTCATACAGCATACAGCCTCGGACGAGATGGCCACACGAGCACGGCTTGCAGGCCACCCACCATCAACAACTGCTATTTTCCTTCATGTTCCAGGATCGACATTGGTCTGCGTTGGAATGGACCAATTCTTCTGCATCCTACTTCTGCATTGCCGAAATTGTGACAGCATGTTTCAGACgaggttagtatttttgacacctCCCTGAAAACAACAGGTGTGTCAGGATATTTTGTATAATTTTCACACCTCTCTAAAAAAATGTTGCGGTGATGTTGCAATAGTACAATAATGTATAATGTTACTACTCGGCTGGGGTCATTGTGATGGACGGACGGACCAGATCACACgtcttagggctcctttgattcataggatagaaaaatcatagaaatAGAAACTAAACATAGGATTAAGATGTCATGGATAGTTGAATTCTATAGAaagatgagttgtgtttgattgtgcTAAAGAATTTTTTTCATGAGAtatgacctaatgttttattcTTATAAAATTTGCATTACAAGATTTCTGTAGGATTAATTCTTATAGAACTAGTCTAGGAAAAATTCTCATATgatctaaatcctacataatttTTAAACGAACCCTATAAATCAAAGAAGCCCTCGAAGCGCCGGTCATTCCCCAGATCTACTCACTACACGAGAACATGACTATTCTTCCTGAGGAATCTCTTGTTTTCGCATTCGCATGTGGCGACAACAATCTTACTTGGCAAGGTTGTATGTGACAATTAACATCAATTCGAAAAAGCTCATGCAAAACAGAAA from Lolium rigidum isolate FL_2022 chromosome 4, APGP_CSIRO_Lrig_0.1, whole genome shotgun sequence encodes the following:
- the LOC124707574 gene encoding uracil phosphoribosyltransferase-like (The sequence of the model RefSeq protein was modified relative to this genomic sequence to represent the inferred CDS: added 65 bases not found in genome assembly); protein product: MPSPSPSTAAAAAAGAPLRRRLTPASCSLPSRALVKFAPAPMLAHTHRPRPCLAVARAATPDAATGAKSPVSGGQMLVFVPPHPLIKHWVSVLRNEQTPCAVFRSAMAELGRLLVYEASRDWLPTITGEIQTPVAVSSVEFIDPREPVMVVPILRAGLALAENVSSVLPATKTYHLGLRRDEETLQPSIYLNNLPDKIPEGTRVLVVDPMLATGGTIVAAIDLLIERGVTSKQIKVISAVAAPPALTKLSNKFPGLHVYAGMIDSEVDEKGYIVPGLGDAGDRSFAT